One Kineococcus radiotolerans SRS30216 = ATCC BAA-149 DNA window includes the following coding sequences:
- a CDS encoding replication protein RepA yields MIGYPYRTLPRSLLAWLTTEAVRTKSRTIPLGESLSDFCRQLELPITGLQIRRLKDQARRLFNARLSVHYVEHLETDPSPRGQRRQVRQEAGQNLLIASRYELWTTTQRSAKTSELEAAAEPTAKPAVRRGTKADAAQAAAQSAAQTGAAQRGAKPTAVTVETSLPSSVTLSAELYEEVTHRPVPVDIGALRLLRGSPLRLDVYTWLTYRMSYLRKPVVVTWEQLRFQFGTQVSTPRGYRHFRADFSEALRWVLAIYREAKVDEVGNGIRLRPSPPHVGRGKRPALNQRG; encoded by the coding sequence TTGATCGGCTACCCCTACAGGACCCTGCCGCGGTCGCTGCTGGCGTGGCTGACGACGGAGGCGGTGCGGACGAAGAGCCGCACCATCCCGCTGGGGGAGTCCCTCAGCGACTTCTGCCGCCAGCTCGAGCTGCCCATCACCGGGCTGCAGATCCGCCGGCTGAAGGACCAGGCCCGGCGGCTGTTCAACGCCCGCCTCTCCGTGCACTACGTCGAACACCTCGAGACCGACCCATCCCCGCGAGGACAGCGTCGTCAGGTGCGTCAGGAGGCGGGGCAGAACCTGCTCATCGCCTCCCGCTACGAGCTGTGGACCACCACCCAGCGCAGCGCCAAGACGTCCGAGCTCGAGGCGGCCGCTGAGCCCACCGCGAAGCCGGCCGTGCGGCGTGGCACCAAAGCAGACGCCGCCCAAGCCGCCGCCCAGAGCGCTGCCCAGACTGGCGCCGCCCAGCGGGGTGCGAAGCCAACGGCAGTGACGGTGGAGACCAGCTTGCCCTCCAGCGTCACCCTCAGCGCGGAGCTGTACGAGGAAGTCACCCACCGCCCCGTCCCCGTCGACATCGGCGCGCTGCGGCTGCTGCGCGGCTCCCCGTTGCGCTTGGACGTGTACACGTGGCTGACGTACCGGATGAGCTACCTGCGCAAGCCCGTGGTCGTTACCTGGGAGCAGCTGCGGTTCCAGTTCGGCACCCAGGTCTCCACCCCACGTGGCTACCGGCACTTCCGGGCGGACTTCTCCGAGGCGTTGCGGTGGGTGCTGGCTATCTACCGGGAGGCGAAGGTGGACGAGGTCGGCAACGGGATCCGCCTGCGGCCCTCTCCACCGCACGTGGGACGTGGCAAGCGGCCCGCGCTGAACCAGCGCGGCTGA
- a CDS encoding Lsr2 family DNA-binding protein: MAKADHAVSLNMSAAITVGSRTVEVPVRRNGRRVGVLSISGQGVQWDPSTTRPPVNVSWEDLPAVLKSATSSSATPASSPRPSTKRSAAPASRNRAAAASRSTASTPAGPAPADKTSDRKTSDRETSDREAGEREAGSNEAAPQRSRPAGRSAARRKTAGAARQASGRTEATTNAVTSLSDMPTTAGSSDEPPTTAAATAEALSLEAFLEGAAPSGTPATTDTTVNPADTSTAGSTTVGSTTGDVGSGQVPGQQALPLEGRDPLDPTGAGAQISIEADDTLTALTSAPEPGAESDATAAAEPASRRAAARRGAKKAPPRQAGEPAAREVTSAPARAKTSTVPGAGTDTTPLDARVVRQWAAANGITVPPRGPLSTKVREQYLAAH; this comes from the coding sequence ATGGCCAAAGCTGACCACGCCGTCTCACTGAACATGTCCGCCGCCATCACCGTCGGCTCCCGCACCGTGGAGGTGCCGGTACGGCGCAACGGCCGCCGTGTCGGGGTGCTGAGCATCAGCGGTCAGGGCGTGCAGTGGGACCCATCGACTACCCGGCCACCGGTCAACGTCAGCTGGGAGGACCTCCCCGCCGTTCTGAAGTCGGCGACGTCCTCATCCGCTACCCCGGCGAGCAGCCCGAGGCCGTCCACCAAGCGCAGCGCGGCCCCTGCCTCCCGCAACCGAGCGGCAGCCGCCTCGAGAAGCACCGCCAGTACACCGGCCGGACCCGCGCCAGCTGACAAGACCAGCGACCGCAAGACCAGCGACCGCGAGACCAGTGACCGCGAGGCCGGTGAGCGTGAGGCCGGTAGCAACGAGGCGGCACCTCAGCGCTCGCGCCCAGCGGGTAGGAGCGCAGCACGCCGCAAGACCGCCGGGGCGGCACGCCAGGCGAGCGGACGCACCGAGGCCACCACGAATGCGGTCACCTCCCTCTCCGACATGCCGACCACGGCAGGCTCGAGCGACGAGCCGCCGACCACGGCAGCCGCCACTGCTGAGGCGCTCTCCCTGGAGGCCTTCCTGGAAGGGGCCGCGCCGTCGGGGACACCCGCGACCACGGACACCACCGTCAACCCCGCCGACACCTCCACCGCCGGCAGCACCACCGTCGGCAGCACCACAGGTGACGTGGGCAGCGGGCAGGTGCCGGGGCAGCAGGCGCTACCTCTAGAGGGACGCGACCCCCTTGATCCCACCGGGGCCGGGGCTCAGATCAGTATCGAGGCCGACGACACACTCACCGCACTCACCTCTGCGCCCGAACCCGGTGCCGAGTCGGACGCCACAGCGGCAGCGGAGCCGGCGAGCCGCAGGGCCGCGGCTCGTAGGGGCGCGAAGAAGGCCCCGCCGCGTCAGGCGGGGGAGCCGGCCGCGCGGGAGGTGACCTCAGCCCCTGCCCGGGCGAAGACCTCCACCGTCCCCGGCGCGGGCACCGACACCACGCCGTTGGATGCGCGGGTGGTGCGGCAGTGGGCGGCGGCCAACGGCATCACTGTTCCCCCGCGCGGCCCGCTGAGTACCAAGGTCCGGGAGCAGTACCTGGCCGCTCACTGA
- a CDS encoding bestrophin family ion channel: MWSSAVLVVWDVLVTVAYFQRPGWFETANFPFTLFGSAIALFVGFAVNAAYNRWWEARTLWGQVVNSSRSLARQAVVLIDDPVTSTEVVHAQIAYVHALRTSLRGQPLPEEALTRLRPEAVKAVEAATNKPSAVLVAADRAVSRARAGGDVEEISRAQLEESFVALSNAQGGLERIRNTPLPVHYRVLPGLFARVFCVVLPFAVVQDLGWATPIGSGLVGVMFLLAIKVGQDLAEPFRDGVHDIPMTSLCRTIEIDLTQVLGERSPDQLGAVDDVLW; encoded by the coding sequence TTGTGGAGCAGCGCGGTGCTGGTGGTGTGGGACGTCCTGGTGACGGTGGCCTACTTCCAGCGTCCGGGGTGGTTCGAGACGGCGAACTTCCCTTTCACCCTCTTCGGCAGCGCCATCGCACTGTTCGTGGGGTTCGCGGTCAACGCCGCGTACAACCGGTGGTGGGAGGCGCGGACGTTGTGGGGGCAGGTGGTCAACTCCTCGCGCAGCCTGGCCCGCCAGGCGGTAGTGCTGATCGACGACCCCGTCACCTCCACGGAGGTGGTGCACGCCCAGATCGCCTACGTGCACGCGCTGCGGACGTCCCTGCGAGGTCAGCCGCTGCCGGAGGAGGCGCTGACGCGGCTGCGGCCCGAAGCGGTGAAGGCCGTGGAGGCGGCCACCAACAAACCCTCAGCGGTGCTGGTGGCGGCTGACCGTGCGGTGAGTCGGGCCCGGGCCGGCGGGGACGTCGAGGAGATCTCCCGGGCTCAGCTGGAGGAGAGCTTCGTCGCCCTCTCCAACGCCCAGGGCGGGTTGGAGCGCATCAGGAACACGCCTCTGCCGGTGCACTACCGGGTACTGCCGGGGTTGTTCGCCCGCGTGTTCTGCGTGGTCCTGCCGTTCGCGGTGGTCCAGGACCTGGGGTGGGCCACGCCGATCGGTTCGGGCCTGGTCGGGGTGATGTTCCTCCTGGCCATCAAGGTGGGCCAGGACCTCGCGGAACCGTTCCGCGACGGGGTGCACGACATCCCCATGACGTCGTTGTGCCGCACGATCGAGATCGACTTGACGCAGGTCCTGGGGGAGAGGTCCCCGGACCAGCTCGGCGCGGTCGACGACGTCTTGTGGTGA
- a CDS encoding endo-1,4-beta-xylanase — protein MKKHRSVAMLAAVGLGLTLSAGLTQNATAAPSGAQPAHPRSSDDPNSLREVAESAGVLIGSGAIKSMTTTSDGRPSNYLAEPQFREVLAEEFNSLSPENDLEWTFVQPQEGVYDFEGLDRLVAFAQENDMEVKGHGLISACCNPDYLVAKIGDPVAFRAAMVEHFTTVMQRYAGKMDRWDVVSEALTTYGGEGLQHTDFYQALGPEYVAEAFRIAHAADPNAKLFLNENLVEAFPQKRQELYELVSGLVADGVPIHGVALQMHQTLQGPQPGVITEMANAYHALGLEVSIAELDVHTLDSAAQAQIYHDVVAEALNSGITEISFWGFTDKHLYTWLPGAKPLIFDEQYQPKAAYFAVLDALQDFEARPAVALQGVQADLDRYIAAGEARGPLAQQLTNVLRQAERHEAADRDAEAVSALQRALSRLENVKRTDRVSATAHDSLTRGINEVTALLARPEVQAQPAA, from the coding sequence ATGAAGAAGCACCGCAGTGTCGCGATGCTCGCGGCCGTCGGTCTTGGGCTGACGCTGTCAGCAGGCCTCACCCAGAACGCTACCGCCGCCCCCAGTGGGGCGCAGCCTGCGCACCCGCGCAGCTCCGATGACCCCAACTCGCTACGCGAAGTGGCTGAAAGCGCTGGAGTGCTGATCGGCTCCGGCGCGATCAAGAGCATGACGACCACGTCCGACGGGCGGCCCTCGAACTATCTGGCCGAACCTCAGTTCCGGGAGGTGCTGGCCGAGGAGTTTAACAGTCTGTCCCCTGAGAACGACCTGGAGTGGACCTTCGTCCAACCTCAGGAGGGCGTCTACGACTTCGAGGGCCTGGACCGGCTGGTCGCCTTTGCCCAGGAGAACGACATGGAAGTCAAGGGCCACGGCCTTATCTCCGCCTGCTGCAACCCGGATTACCTGGTCGCGAAGATCGGCGACCCGGTCGCGTTCCGCGCTGCCATGGTGGAGCACTTCACCACGGTGATGCAGCGCTACGCCGGCAAAATGGACCGGTGGGACGTCGTCAGCGAGGCGCTCACGACCTACGGCGGAGAAGGGCTGCAGCACACCGACTTCTACCAGGCATTGGGCCCGGAATACGTCGCCGAGGCGTTCCGGATCGCACACGCCGCAGACCCGAACGCAAAGCTGTTCCTCAACGAGAACCTGGTTGAAGCGTTCCCGCAGAAGCGGCAGGAGCTCTACGAGCTCGTCTCCGGCCTCGTCGCTGACGGCGTCCCGATCCACGGTGTCGCCCTGCAGATGCACCAAACCCTGCAAGGGCCGCAGCCGGGCGTGATCACCGAGATGGCCAACGCCTACCACGCGCTGGGCCTTGAGGTCTCCATCGCCGAACTGGATGTGCACACCCTTGATTCCGCAGCGCAGGCGCAGATCTACCACGACGTGGTCGCCGAGGCACTGAACTCCGGGATCACCGAGATCAGCTTCTGGGGCTTCACAGACAAGCACCTCTACACCTGGCTGCCCGGAGCGAAGCCACTCATCTTCGATGAGCAGTATCAGCCCAAGGCGGCCTACTTCGCCGTCCTCGACGCGTTGCAGGATTTCGAGGCACGACCCGCTGTGGCCCTGCAGGGTGTGCAGGCCGACCTGGACCGCTACATCGCCGCCGGTGAGGCGCGCGGCCCGCTCGCGCAGCAGCTCACCAACGTGCTGCGTCAGGCCGAACGCCACGAGGCAGCCGATCGGGACGCCGAGGCGGTGTCCGCCCTTCAGCGAGCCCTCTCACGACTCGAGAACGTCAAGCGGACCGACCGAGTCAGCGCCACTGCCCACGACTCCCTCACCCGGGGCATCAACGAAGTCACCGCCTTGCTCGCGCGACCGGAGGTGCAGGCTCAGCCCGCGGCCTGA
- a CDS encoding TetR/AcrR family transcriptional regulator: protein MTVERQAGPRGPYAKSAQRANDILDAATKTFSTHGYRGGSMRDIARQLDVSLTSIVHHFGTKYALLEAVLERADKTETGTEVFDFDAACAEHGVAAATLERVRSGLTRPALLRLFAILAAESSEPGHPAHEWFVDRYRRKRESLAAAFAYDQERNRINPAHDPHALSRLLIGTWDGAQLQWLIDPSIDMVATMREFFEWKLPEATLD, encoded by the coding sequence GTGACTGTAGAGAGGCAGGCCGGACCGCGAGGTCCCTACGCGAAGTCGGCCCAACGCGCCAACGACATCCTTGACGCCGCCACGAAGACGTTCTCCACCCACGGGTACCGCGGTGGCTCGATGCGCGACATCGCCCGCCAGCTCGACGTGAGCCTGACCAGCATTGTCCATCACTTCGGCACCAAGTACGCCCTACTGGAAGCCGTCCTGGAACGAGCCGACAAGACCGAGACCGGCACCGAGGTGTTCGACTTCGACGCCGCCTGCGCCGAGCACGGTGTCGCCGCAGCCACCTTGGAACGCGTTCGGTCAGGTCTGACCCGCCCCGCGCTGTTGCGGCTGTTCGCGATCCTGGCGGCGGAGTCTTCCGAACCGGGACACCCCGCCCACGAGTGGTTCGTCGACCGCTACCGGCGCAAGCGAGAGTCGCTGGCGGCGGCCTTCGCCTATGACCAGGAACGCAACCGCATCAACCCCGCCCATGACCCCCACGCCTTGAGCCGCCTCCTCATCGGCACGTGGGACGGAGCGCAGTTGCAGTGGCTGATCGATCCGTCGATCGACATGGTCGCCACCATGCGGGAGTTCTTCGAGTGGAAGCTGCCCGAAGCCACGTTGGACTGA
- a CDS encoding ABC transporter substrate-binding protein → MPFTSPLSRRATLTGVVTAAAALPILSACTSGASSSDGTTLTVMAGAQDLSKEQIAEFEAQNAGVKINVINTDPTRLSTMLGSGNPPDIATGPAVGSANFNARGLATDLTPYLDKSAVLKEADLQPVNDSFRWDGTSSGQGPLYGIVKDWSQDASLWYNTALFDQAGIPYLSETEPITYDQLLEIAKKLTLKDGATTTVYGLGMEWAWGLYGPIATMIHQQGGELYNGDLTEIDLTSPAAVKAFTWFVDFANAGVGPTSLNPLADASDYSTFAAGRMAITQDGYWFGGNFAAPDSLQTARMAPAPVMGETRANPTFSGQGWWIPEKAKNKDLAWKLMEYFMAGPPAQARAESGWGLQSLTPLLTELPQETPLQQNAYAVAQNELQYAFALPDSPYITNEFLISTLDKYVVRAIKQELTIEAACAGATDEINKALAQGKEQIG, encoded by the coding sequence ATGCCGTTCACATCCCCCCTCTCCCGGCGCGCCACCCTGACCGGGGTGGTGACCGCCGCCGCGGCCTTGCCGATCCTCAGTGCCTGCACCAGCGGGGCGAGCTCCTCGGATGGGACGACACTCACGGTGATGGCCGGAGCCCAGGATCTCTCCAAGGAGCAGATCGCAGAGTTCGAGGCGCAGAACGCCGGCGTCAAGATCAACGTGATCAACACCGATCCCACCCGCCTGAGCACCATGCTCGGCTCCGGCAACCCCCCCGACATCGCCACCGGGCCTGCGGTCGGCAGTGCGAACTTCAACGCCCGCGGCCTGGCCACCGACCTCACTCCGTACCTCGACAAGAGCGCGGTACTGAAGGAAGCCGACCTGCAGCCGGTCAACGACAGCTTCCGCTGGGACGGCACCAGCAGCGGTCAAGGGCCCCTCTACGGCATCGTCAAGGACTGGAGCCAGGACGCCTCGCTCTGGTACAACACCGCCCTCTTCGACCAGGCCGGCATCCCCTACCTCAGTGAGACCGAGCCCATCACCTACGACCAGCTGCTGGAGATCGCCAAGAAGCTGACCCTCAAGGACGGTGCCACCACCACCGTCTACGGCCTGGGCATGGAGTGGGCCTGGGGCCTCTACGGACCCATCGCCACCATGATCCACCAGCAGGGTGGGGAGCTCTACAACGGCGACCTCACCGAGATCGACCTGACCTCCCCGGCCGCGGTCAAGGCCTTCACCTGGTTCGTCGACTTCGCCAACGCCGGGGTGGGGCCCACCTCGCTGAATCCGCTGGCCGACGCCTCGGACTACTCCACCTTCGCCGCCGGGCGCATGGCCATCACCCAGGACGGGTACTGGTTCGGCGGCAACTTCGCCGCCCCCGACTCCCTGCAGACCGCTCGCATGGCCCCGGCACCGGTCATGGGCGAGACCCGGGCCAACCCCACCTTCTCCGGACAGGGCTGGTGGATCCCGGAGAAGGCCAAGAACAAGGACCTGGCCTGGAAGCTCATGGAGTACTTCATGGCCGGCCCCCCGGCTCAGGCCCGCGCCGAGAGCGGGTGGGGGTTGCAGTCGCTGACGCCCCTGCTCACCGAGCTGCCGCAGGAGACGCCGCTGCAGCAGAACGCCTACGCGGTGGCACAGAACGAGCTGCAGTACGCTTTCGCGCTGCCGGACTCCCCCTACATCACCAACGAGTTCTTGATCTCCACCCTGGACAAGTACGTGGTGCGAGCGATCAAGCAGGAGCTCACGATCGAGGCGGCCTGCGCCGGCGCCACGGATGAGATCAACAAGGCCCTGGCGCAGGGCAAGGAACAGATCGGTTAA
- a CDS encoding carbohydrate ABC transporter permease — protein sequence MRKTRKWSRYPTGAFYAFISPWLIGFTLLTAIPLVYGLLVSLTNYDGSSPRWKWIGLRNYTELLSDGDAWSALLRTLAFTAIVVPLSIAGSLGLAVLLNRRLRAVGLWRTVFFLPSVVPVVAMAIMWKLVLNRDAGILNAALGAIGLGPVAWLSAPASFYALVILMLWALGGGMVIMLAALQGVPVELEEAATMDGAGRWRVFRHVTVPMISPILFFQVITGVIGALQVFVQPLLLTGSSGIAGAGAVPESNRLFMVQVYQEFFLSNRFGYGSAMLWVFFLIILGLTLILLRSSRSWVFYEVDTDEDQKAAAR from the coding sequence ATGAGGAAGACACGGAAGTGGAGCCGGTACCCGACGGGGGCGTTCTACGCCTTCATCAGCCCCTGGCTGATCGGGTTCACCCTGCTCACCGCCATCCCGCTGGTCTACGGGCTGCTGGTCAGCTTGACCAACTACGACGGCAGCTCCCCGCGCTGGAAGTGGATCGGACTACGCAACTACACCGAACTGCTCAGCGACGGTGACGCCTGGTCCGCGCTGCTGCGCACCCTGGCCTTCACCGCCATCGTCGTCCCGCTGAGCATCGCCGGGTCCCTGGGGCTGGCGGTCCTGCTGAACCGCAGGCTGCGGGCGGTCGGGTTGTGGCGGACCGTGTTCTTCCTCCCCTCCGTCGTCCCCGTCGTGGCGATGGCGATCATGTGGAAACTCGTGCTCAACCGCGACGCCGGCATCCTCAACGCGGCCCTGGGAGCCATCGGCCTCGGACCGGTCGCGTGGCTGTCCGCCCCGGCCTCCTTCTACGCCCTGGTCATCCTCATGCTCTGGGCCCTGGGCGGGGGCATGGTCATCATGCTCGCCGCACTGCAGGGCGTCCCGGTGGAGCTGGAAGAGGCGGCCACGATGGACGGTGCGGGTCGCTGGCGGGTCTTCCGCCACGTCACCGTCCCGATGATCTCCCCGATCCTCTTCTTCCAGGTCATCACCGGCGTCATCGGCGCCCTGCAGGTGTTCGTCCAGCCCCTGCTGCTCACCGGCTCCAGCGGAATCGCCGGGGCCGGAGCGGTCCCGGAGAGCAACCGCCTCTTTATGGTGCAGGTCTACCAGGAGTTCTTCCTCAGCAACCGCTTCGGTTACGGCTCGGCCATGCTGTGGGTCTTCTTCCTCATCATCCTGGGCCTGACCCTGATCCTGCTGCGCAGCAGCCGCTCCTGGGTGTTTTACGAAGTCGACACCGACGAAGACCAGAAGGCGGCAGCTCGATGA
- a CDS encoding carbohydrate ABC transporter permease, which produces MTSETTTQPAPVQPPNSRALRKQRVPITRRRPGFVYVLLLALAVFFVGPFLWLVISALKSPGEWAALPLRLLPEQAQWSNFTRALGDMNFVGYAGNSLFLSTAYSLLITLTSAAVGFGFARLKAPGKRGLFLVVLSTMMLPNILTLLPTYVLFSRIGLINTYWPWILWGLAASPYLVFLFRQFFSGLPKELEDAAIIDGAGWGRIFFVIFLPLSRPVLITSFLLSFTMTWGDYIAPALFLDLDRTTLAVAITAYYQDPNGNVIPTVQAAAAGMYILPVLLIFFFAQRYFIRSSVGSGIKG; this is translated from the coding sequence ATGACCTCCGAGACCACGACCCAGCCGGCGCCGGTGCAGCCGCCCAACTCCCGGGCACTGCGCAAGCAGCGGGTCCCGATTACCCGCCGCCGCCCCGGCTTCGTCTACGTCCTGCTCCTGGCTCTGGCGGTCTTCTTCGTCGGGCCCTTCCTGTGGCTGGTGATCTCAGCGCTGAAGAGCCCAGGGGAGTGGGCGGCCCTGCCCCTGCGCCTGCTGCCCGAGCAGGCGCAGTGGAGCAACTTCACCCGCGCCCTGGGCGACATGAACTTCGTCGGGTACGCGGGCAACTCCCTGTTCCTCTCCACCGCGTACTCCCTGCTCATTACCTTGACCAGCGCCGCGGTCGGCTTCGGTTTCGCCCGGCTGAAGGCCCCCGGCAAGCGCGGCCTGTTCCTGGTCGTCCTCTCGACCATGATGCTGCCCAACATCCTCACCCTGCTCCCGACGTACGTGCTGTTCTCCCGCATCGGGCTGATCAACACCTACTGGCCGTGGATCCTGTGGGGACTGGCAGCCTCGCCCTATCTGGTCTTCCTCTTCCGGCAGTTCTTCTCCGGCCTGCCCAAGGAGCTCGAAGACGCCGCCATCATCGACGGCGCCGGCTGGGGACGGATCTTCTTCGTCATCTTCCTGCCCCTCTCCCGGCCCGTCCTCATCACTTCCTTCCTACTGTCCTTCACCATGACCTGGGGGGACTACATCGCTCCCGCCCTGTTCCTGGACCTGGACCGTACGACCCTGGCCGTGGCCATCACCGCCTACTACCAGGACCCCAACGGCAACGTCATCCCCACCGTGCAAGCCGCCGCGGCCGGCATGTACATCCTGCCCGTGCTGCTGATCTTCTTCTTCGCTCAGCGCTACTTCATCCGATCCTCGGTCGGCTCGGGTATCAAGGGCTGA
- a CDS encoding sugar phosphate isomerase/epimerase family protein, translating into MERDLSGTIARLADIGFTHVEPYAFAERTEELAAAFTAAGVSAPSGHAAVIDADDPARIFDAAERLGINAVIDPFVPSERWQSIDDAHRLAERVNELQTLAAARGLRFGYHNHQWEFANRVQGRPVYEHFVEHLNFDVILELDAFWSTVGGMDTPALLQSLGARVQFIHVKDGIIGGDIATSLPSSDSALDVPPSLSAAFKQQTPAGQGEVGVKAILAAAPQAVRVVEFDDYAHDIFEGLAASLTWLQENDR; encoded by the coding sequence ATGGAGCGTGACCTCTCGGGCACGATCGCCCGCCTGGCCGACATCGGCTTCACCCATGTGGAGCCCTACGCCTTCGCGGAACGGACCGAGGAACTCGCCGCCGCCTTCACCGCCGCCGGGGTCAGTGCCCCCTCCGGACACGCCGCCGTCATCGACGCTGACGACCCCGCCCGGATCTTCGACGCGGCTGAGCGCCTGGGCATCAACGCCGTCATCGATCCCTTCGTGCCCAGCGAGCGCTGGCAGAGCATCGACGACGCTCACCGCCTCGCCGAGCGCGTCAACGAGCTGCAAACCCTAGCCGCAGCGCGCGGACTGCGCTTCGGCTACCACAACCACCAGTGGGAGTTCGCCAACCGCGTCCAAGGCCGCCCCGTCTACGAGCACTTCGTCGAGCACCTCAACTTCGACGTCATCCTCGAGCTGGACGCCTTCTGGTCCACCGTCGGCGGCATGGACACCCCCGCCCTGCTGCAGTCGCTGGGCGCGCGGGTGCAGTTCATCCACGTCAAGGACGGCATCATCGGCGGCGACATCGCCACCTCCCTGCCCAGCAGCGACAGCGCCTTGGACGTACCGCCCAGCCTTAGCGCCGCCTTCAAGCAGCAGACCCCCGCCGGTCAAGGCGAGGTCGGCGTGAAGGCCATCCTCGCCGCCGCCCCGCAGGCCGTGCGCGTGGTGGAGTTCGACGACTACGCCCACGACATCTTCGAGGGCCTCGCCGCCTCCCTGACCTGGCTGCAGGAGAACGACCGATGA
- a CDS encoding Gfo/Idh/MocA family protein, with translation MSIPTTPGVKVTPSANAVGVGVIGAGVISGTYLEHMHQYPDLRVLGIADVDAERARAQAEAYAVPWHGSVADLLAIDDIEIVVNLTIPAVHAEIDHQIIAAGKNVWSEKPLALDRDSATQLLKAAEAAGVRVACAPDTVLGAGIQTAMRQIAAGAIGEPLTASTTFQAPGPEAWHPNPDFLYAAGAGPLLDMGPYYLTTLVHTFGPVAAVSAVSSRSHEQRTIASGPRQGERFSVQVPTHHAALIRFESGQSAQSTFSFQSALMRLGVVEISGTEGTLVLPDPNTFEGESTLWRFGEDTPTTVPQQGSAYGRGAGVVDLARALRAGTPETASGAVAAHVLDTLLAISEAAEQGQSVDVTSTVPQPTRLAETWDPREATL, from the coding sequence ATGAGCATCCCCACCACCCCGGGCGTGAAGGTGACCCCGAGCGCGAACGCCGTCGGCGTCGGCGTCATCGGCGCCGGCGTCATCAGCGGCACCTACCTCGAGCACATGCACCAGTACCCCGACCTGCGCGTCCTCGGCATCGCCGACGTCGACGCCGAGCGGGCCCGCGCCCAGGCCGAGGCCTACGCGGTGCCCTGGCACGGCAGCGTCGCGGACCTGCTAGCCATCGACGACATCGAGATCGTCGTCAACCTCACGATCCCCGCCGTGCACGCCGAGATCGACCACCAAATCATCGCCGCCGGCAAGAACGTGTGGAGCGAGAAGCCGCTGGCCCTGGACCGCGACTCCGCCACCCAGCTGCTCAAGGCCGCCGAGGCGGCGGGGGTGCGGGTGGCGTGCGCACCGGACACCGTCCTGGGCGCGGGCATCCAGACGGCGATGCGTCAGATCGCCGCCGGGGCGATCGGTGAGCCGTTGACGGCGAGCACCACCTTCCAGGCCCCCGGCCCCGAGGCCTGGCACCCCAACCCGGACTTCCTCTACGCCGCCGGCGCCGGCCCGCTGCTGGACATGGGCCCGTACTACCTCACCACCCTCGTCCACACCTTCGGGCCCGTCGCCGCGGTCAGTGCCGTCTCCTCCCGCTCCCACGAGCAGCGCACCATCGCCAGCGGCCCCCGACAGGGGGAGCGGTTCAGCGTGCAGGTGCCCACCCACCACGCGGCGCTGATCCGCTTCGAGTCCGGGCAGTCCGCCCAGTCCACCTTCAGCTTCCAAAGCGCCCTCATGCGCCTCGGCGTGGTGGAGATCAGCGGCACCGAAGGCACCCTCGTCCTGCCCGACCCCAACACCTTCGAGGGGGAGAGCACCCTCTGGCGCTTCGGTGAGGACACCCCCACGACCGTGCCGCAGCAGGGCAGCGCCTACGGGCGTGGAGCGGGAGTCGTCGACCTCGCCCGCGCCTTGCGCGCGGGAACGCCGGAGACAGCCAGCGGTGCGGTGGCCGCCCACGTCCTCGACACCCTGCTCGCCATCTCCGAAGCGGCTGAGCAGGGCCAGAGCGTGGACGTGACCTCCACGGTGCCCCAGCCCACCCGGCTGGCGGAGACCTGGGATCCGCGGGAAGCTACCCTCTGA